Proteins from a genomic interval of Myxococcota bacterium:
- a CDS encoding branched-chain amino acid ABC transporter permease, with protein MSAARLGQVGAALAALAALHWGAPALLNPYYATILARIGIAVVAAVSLQLVNGFTGQFSIGHAGFMALGAYGSAAFSVYLGAALLDALGNGALARLAYFPLPLVCGGLFAALAGLVVAVPTLRLRGDYLAIATLGAGEIIRIAILNVDAVGGARGFSLASSDHPAVDLRFDSLAGVYGVAALTILAIARLVYSGGGLAFRAVREDETAAESLGIATTRVKVEAFLVASFFAGVAGALFAHSEGYIHTNSFSFVRSFELVAFVVLGGLGSISGAVIAAATLTAAPELLRGLGEWRMVLYALLLIVTMILRPQGLLGQRELLHFGKRHGAARSS; from the coding sequence TTGAGCGCGGCGCGGCTCGGGCAGGTCGGGGCGGCGCTCGCGGCGCTCGCGGCGTTGCACTGGGGCGCGCCTGCGCTCTTGAACCCGTACTACGCGACCATCCTCGCGCGCATCGGCATCGCGGTGGTGGCGGCCGTGAGCCTGCAGCTCGTGAACGGCTTCACCGGCCAGTTCTCGATCGGTCACGCGGGCTTCATGGCGCTGGGCGCCTACGGCTCGGCGGCGTTCTCGGTGTATCTCGGTGCGGCTCTGCTCGACGCGCTGGGGAACGGCGCGCTGGCCAGGCTCGCGTATTTCCCGCTGCCGCTGGTGTGCGGCGGGCTGTTCGCCGCGCTGGCGGGACTGGTGGTGGCCGTGCCGACCCTGCGTCTGCGCGGCGACTATCTCGCGATCGCGACCCTGGGCGCGGGCGAGATCATCCGCATCGCGATCCTGAACGTGGACGCGGTCGGCGGCGCGCGCGGCTTCTCGCTGGCCTCGTCCGATCACCCCGCGGTCGACCTGCGCTTCGACAGCCTGGCGGGCGTGTACGGGGTCGCGGCGCTCACGATCCTGGCGATCGCGCGGCTGGTGTATTCGGGCGGCGGGCTGGCGTTCCGCGCGGTGCGCGAGGACGAGACCGCGGCCGAGTCACTCGGCATCGCCACCACGCGCGTCAAGGTCGAGGCGTTCCTGGTGGCGAGCTTCTTCGCGGGCGTCGCGGGCGCGCTGTTCGCGCACAGCGAGGGTTACATCCACACCAACAGCTTCAGCTTCGTGCGTTCGTTCGAGCTGGTGGCGTTCGTGGTGCTGGGCGGCCTGGGCTCGATCTCGGGCGCCGTGATCGCCGCGGCCACGCTCACCGCCGCGCCCGAGCTGCTGCGCGGCCTGGGCGAGTGGCGCATGGTGCTGTACGCGCTGCTCTTGATCGTGACCATGATCCTGCGGCCACAGGGCCTCTTGGGTCAGCGGGAGCTCCTGCACTTCGGGAAGAGACATGGCGCTGCTCGAAGTTCGTGA
- a CDS encoding ABC transporter ATP-binding protein — MALLEVRDLTVRFGGLTAVSHLDFGVEEGALVALIGPNGAGKTTAFNVITGVYAPSSGSVRFAGREIGGAQPHVICAAGVARTFQNIRLFRGLSALDNVRAALQGRSRSGVRDVLRGPAWRRREAQAEDEALALLATLGLEASADARADSLPYGEQRRLEIARALATRPRLLLLDEPAAGMNPAEKQALRELIAKLRRVLRLTIVLIDHDVSFVMNLSERVAVLDHGEKIADATPETVRADPRVIEAYLGADSEAGAGA, encoded by the coding sequence ATGGCGCTGCTCGAAGTTCGTGACTTGACGGTGCGCTTCGGCGGACTCACGGCGGTGTCGCACCTCGACTTCGGCGTGGAGGAGGGCGCGCTGGTCGCGCTGATCGGCCCGAACGGCGCGGGCAAGACCACGGCCTTCAACGTGATCACGGGCGTGTACGCGCCCAGCTCGGGCAGCGTGCGCTTCGCGGGGCGCGAGATCGGCGGCGCGCAGCCGCACGTGATCTGCGCCGCTGGAGTGGCGCGCACCTTCCAGAACATCCGCCTGTTCCGCGGGCTCAGCGCGCTCGACAACGTGCGCGCCGCGCTCCAGGGGCGGAGCCGGAGCGGCGTGCGCGACGTGCTGCGCGGCCCGGCCTGGCGCCGCCGCGAGGCGCAGGCCGAGGACGAGGCGCTCGCGCTGCTCGCGACGCTCGGGCTCGAGGCGAGCGCGGACGCGCGCGCCGACTCACTTCCCTACGGCGAGCAGCGGCGACTCGAGATCGCGCGCGCGCTCGCCACCCGGCCGCGCCTGCTCCTGCTCGACGAGCCTGCGGCGGGCATGAACCCCGCGGAGAAGCAGGCGCTGCGCGAGCTGATCGCCAAGCTGCGGCGCGTGCTGCGGCTGACGATCGTGCTGATCGACCATGACGTGTCGTTCGTGATGAACCTGTCCGAGCGCGTCGCGGTGCTCGACCATGGCGAGAAGATCGCCGACGCCACGCCCGAGACGGTGCGCGCCGATCCGCGCGTGATCGAGGCCTATCTCGGCGCGGACTCCGAGGCGGGAGCGGGCGCGTGA